Proteins encoded within one genomic window of Streptomyces kaniharaensis:
- the nuoL gene encoding NADH-quinone oxidoreductase subunit L, translated as MNSLIPLLVAAPLAGAALLLLGGRALDRTGHWLATALAALSFGFGLALFSDMLGRDTAHRAVTTHLFSWIPVNGFQADVSFLLDQLSMTFVLLITGVGTLIHLYSVGYMAHDERRRQFFAYLNLFLAAMLLLVVADNYLLLYVGWEGVGLASYLLIGFWQHKPSAATAAKKAFIVNRVGDMGLSIAIMLMFVEFGSFAFGPVFGGASRASEGTLTAIGLMLLLAACGKSAQVPLQSWLGDAMEGPTPVSALIHAATMVTAGVYLITRSAAIFNLAPDAQTAVVVVGAVTLLFGAIVGCAKDDIKKALAGSTMSQIGYMILAAGLGPIGYAFAIMHLVTHGFFKAGLFLGAGSVMHGMNDEVDMRRYGGLRRYMPVTFVTFGLGYLAIIGFPGLSGFFSKDKIIEAAFAKGGTEGWLLGLCALVGAAVTAFYMTRVMLLTFFGEQRWRADAEGNAPHPHESPRTMTVPMILLAVGSVFAGGLFVFNDSFLTWLEPVTGYEEGNSPLTPLAVTLLTTACMLAGVGVSYLMYGRSAVPVVPPVGSPLTRAARRDLLQDDFNRAVLVRPGSALTATLVFFDSRGLDGFVNGLAATIGGLSGRLRRIQNGFVRSYALSMFGGTLVLVATTLLMRSV; from the coding sequence GTGAACTCTCTCATTCCGCTGCTCGTGGCGGCTCCGTTGGCCGGTGCCGCCCTGCTGCTGCTCGGTGGCCGGGCGCTGGACCGGACCGGCCACTGGCTGGCCACCGCGCTCGCGGCGCTCTCGTTCGGCTTCGGCCTCGCGCTGTTCTCGGACATGCTGGGCCGCGACACCGCGCACCGGGCGGTCACGACGCACCTGTTCAGCTGGATCCCGGTGAACGGTTTCCAGGCCGACGTGTCGTTCCTGCTCGACCAGCTGTCGATGACGTTCGTCCTGCTGATCACCGGCGTCGGCACGCTGATCCACCTCTACTCGGTCGGCTACATGGCGCACGACGAGCGCCGTCGCCAGTTCTTCGCGTACCTGAACCTGTTCCTGGCCGCCATGCTGCTGCTGGTGGTCGCGGACAACTACCTGCTGCTGTACGTCGGTTGGGAGGGCGTGGGCCTCGCCTCGTACCTGCTGATCGGGTTCTGGCAGCACAAGCCGAGCGCGGCGACGGCCGCCAAGAAGGCGTTCATCGTCAACCGCGTCGGCGACATGGGCCTGTCGATCGCGATCATGCTGATGTTCGTCGAGTTCGGCTCCTTCGCCTTCGGCCCGGTGTTCGGCGGGGCGAGCCGGGCGAGCGAGGGCACGCTGACGGCGATCGGCCTGATGCTGCTGCTGGCGGCCTGCGGCAAGTCGGCGCAGGTGCCGCTGCAGTCCTGGCTCGGGGACGCGATGGAGGGCCCGACCCCGGTCTCGGCCCTGATCCACGCGGCCACCATGGTGACCGCGGGCGTCTACCTGATCACCCGCTCCGCCGCGATCTTCAACCTGGCGCCGGACGCGCAGACCGCCGTGGTGGTGGTCGGCGCGGTCACGCTGCTGTTCGGTGCGATCGTCGGTTGCGCGAAGGACGACATCAAGAAGGCGCTGGCCGGCTCGACCATGTCGCAGATCGGCTACATGATCCTCGCGGCCGGCCTCGGCCCGATCGGCTACGCCTTCGCGATCATGCACCTGGTGACGCACGGCTTCTTCAAGGCCGGGCTGTTCCTCGGCGCCGGGTCGGTCATGCACGGCATGAACGACGAGGTGGACATGCGTCGTTACGGCGGCCTGCGCAGGTACATGCCGGTCACCTTCGTCACCTTCGGCCTCGGCTACCTGGCCATCATCGGCTTCCCGGGCCTGTCCGGCTTCTTCTCCAAGGACAAGATCATCGAGGCGGCCTTCGCCAAGGGCGGCACCGAGGGCTGGCTCCTCGGCCTGTGCGCACTCGTCGGCGCGGCCGTCACGGCGTTCTACATGACCCGGGTGATGCTGCTGACCTTCTTCGGCGAGCAGCGCTGGCGGGCGGACGCGGAGGGCAACGCCCCGCACCCGCACGAGTCGCCGAGGACGATGACGGTGCCGATGATCCTGCTGGCCGTCGGTTCGGTCTTCGCCGGCGGGCTGTTCGTGTTCAACGACTCGTTCCTGACCTGGCTGGAGCCGGTCACCGGCTACGAGGAGGGCAACTCGCCGCTCACCCCGCTGGCGGTCACCCTGCTCACCACGGCCTGCATGCTGGCCGGCGTCGGCGTCTCGTACCTGATGTACGGCCGCTCCGCCGTCCCCGTGGTGCCTCCGGTCGGCTCCCCGCTCACCCGGGCCGCCCGCCGTGACCTGCTCCAGGACGACTTCAACCGCGCCGTCCTGGTCCGTCCCGGCTCGGCGCTGACCGCGACGCTGGTCTTCTTCGACAGCCGCGGCCTGGACGGCTTCGTCAACGGCCTGGCCGCCACGATCGGTGGCCTCTCCGGGCGGCTGCGGCGGATCCAGAACGGCTTCGTCCGCTCGTACGCGCTCTCCATGTTCGGCGGCACGCTGGTGCTGGTCGCCACGACTCTCCTGATGAGGTCCGTCTGA
- a CDS encoding NADH-quinone oxidoreductase subunit M, whose product MSALLTAACAVPAAGAVLTAALPAGSTEARRSTTKAVALGVSAVTLALAAAVAVRFDPHGARYQLTESYSWIRSFGISFSLGVDGIGAVLALLTAVLVPVIMLASWHDADPPVPAASGGAGAAPDDTFENRRRTQGFFALILAVEAMVIVSFYATDLFVFYVFFEAMLIPMYFLIGGFGDRAGGPESARQRSYAAVKFLLYNLLGGLVMLAAVIGLYVIAQDQGFATFDLPTLTSAIADGKLQLSGTASKALFLGFFFAFAVKAPLWPLHTWLPNAMGEATAGTAVLITAVVDKVGTFAMLRFCLGLFPDASKTFAPAILVLSVIGIIYGALLAIGQKDIKRLVAYASISHFGFIIMGIFALTSQGQSGATLYMVNHGISTAAWMLVAGFLISRRGSRLIADYGGVQKVAPVLAGTFLIGGLATLSLPGLAPFVSEFLVLVGTFTRYPAIGIIATFGIVLAALYALLLYQRTMTGPVKAEVSAMPDLKVRELAVVAPLVALTILLGVYPKPLTDLVNPAVNATLSQVHQSDPAPTHPVAATSGGAHK is encoded by the coding sequence ATGAGCGCCCTGCTGACCGCCGCCTGCGCCGTCCCGGCGGCCGGCGCGGTGCTGACCGCCGCCCTGCCCGCCGGGTCCACCGAGGCCCGGCGGTCGACCACCAAGGCCGTCGCGCTGGGCGTCTCGGCCGTCACCCTGGCCCTGGCCGCCGCCGTGGCCGTGCGGTTCGACCCGCACGGCGCCCGCTACCAGCTGACCGAGTCGTACAGCTGGATCCGCTCCTTCGGCATCAGCTTCTCGCTGGGCGTGGACGGCATCGGCGCGGTGCTGGCCCTGCTCACCGCCGTGCTGGTGCCGGTCATCATGCTGGCCTCCTGGCACGACGCCGACCCGCCCGTCCCGGCCGCCAGCGGGGGAGCGGGGGCCGCCCCTGACGACACCTTCGAGAACAGGCGCCGCACCCAGGGATTCTTCGCCCTGATCCTCGCGGTGGAGGCGATGGTGATCGTCTCCTTCTACGCCACCGACCTCTTCGTGTTCTACGTGTTCTTCGAAGCCATGCTGATCCCGATGTACTTCCTGATCGGCGGCTTCGGCGACCGGGCCGGCGGCCCCGAGTCGGCGCGCCAGCGCTCCTACGCGGCCGTCAAGTTCCTGCTGTACAACCTGCTCGGCGGCCTGGTCATGCTGGCCGCCGTGATCGGCCTGTACGTGATCGCGCAGGACCAGGGCTTCGCGACCTTCGACCTGCCGACCCTCACCTCGGCGATCGCCGACGGGAAGCTGCAGCTCAGCGGCACCGCCTCGAAGGCGCTGTTCCTGGGATTCTTCTTCGCCTTCGCGGTGAAGGCCCCGCTGTGGCCGCTGCACACCTGGCTGCCGAACGCGATGGGCGAGGCCACCGCCGGGACGGCCGTCCTGATCACCGCGGTGGTGGACAAGGTCGGCACCTTCGCGATGCTGCGCTTCTGCCTCGGGCTGTTCCCGGACGCGTCGAAGACCTTCGCCCCGGCGATCCTGGTGCTGTCGGTGATCGGGATCATCTACGGCGCGCTGCTGGCGATCGGCCAGAAGGACATCAAGCGACTGGTGGCGTACGCCTCGATCTCGCACTTCGGGTTCATCATCATGGGCATCTTCGCGCTGACCAGCCAGGGACAGAGCGGCGCGACCCTCTACATGGTGAACCACGGCATCTCCACCGCCGCGTGGATGCTGGTGGCCGGCTTCCTGATCTCGCGTCGCGGGTCGCGGCTGATCGCCGACTACGGCGGCGTGCAGAAGGTCGCCCCGGTGCTCGCCGGGACGTTCCTGATCGGCGGCCTGGCCACCCTGTCGCTGCCGGGGCTCGCCCCGTTCGTCAGCGAGTTCCTGGTCCTGGTGGGCACGTTCACCCGCTACCCGGCGATCGGCATCATCGCGACCTTCGGCATCGTGCTGGCCGCGCTGTACGCGCTGCTGCTGTACCAGCGCACGATGACCGGCCCGGTGAAGGCCGAGGTGTCCGCGATGCCGGACCTCAAGGTCCGCGAACTGGCCGTCGTCGCCCCGCTGGTGGCGCTGACCATCCTGCTGGGCGTCTACCCGAAGCCGCTCACCGACCTCGTCAACCCGGCGGTGAACGCGACGCTCTCGCAGGTCCACCAGTCCGACCCGGCACCGACACACCCGGTCGCCGCCACCTCAGGAGGTGCGCACAAGTGA
- the nuoN gene encoding NADH-quinone oxidoreductase subunit NuoN: MLAAVSGNTPSIPAPHIEYGQLSPMLVVFGAAVAGVLVEAFVPRRFRHWTQVTLALTGLAGAFAAVVVLAAQGHGTTRMDLLAMESVAMDGPALFLQGVILLVAVVAVLTYAERRLEPRAGGQPADAFAAQAAATPGGEQERAATRAGLTTGEVFPLTMFAVGGMLLFPAANDLLTMFVALEVLSLPLYLLCALARRRRLLSQEAAVKYFLLGAFASAFFLFGTALLYGYAGSVKLGDIADVISGKAMTTPALLSTTRTDVLLLIGLAMLSVGLLFKVGAVPFHSWTPDVYQGAPTPVTGFMAAATKVAAFGAFLRLFYVAFPGVRLDWRPVLWGVAILTMVVGAVLAVTQQDVKRLLAYSSIAHAGFILTGVIAVNKQGLSSVLFYLLAYSFVTLGAFAVVTLVRDSKGEATHLSSWAGLGRRSPLVAAVFALFLLAFAGIPLTSGFTGKFAVFQAAAAGGATPLVIVGVLSSAVAAFFYIRVIVLMFFSDPQPGGPTVAIPSAFTATAIGVGVLVTLGLGLLPQYFLDLASKAALFVR, translated from the coding sequence ATGCTCGCCGCCGTGAGCGGCAACACCCCCAGCATCCCGGCGCCGCACATCGAGTACGGCCAACTCTCCCCGATGCTGGTGGTGTTCGGCGCCGCCGTGGCCGGGGTCCTGGTGGAGGCCTTCGTGCCCCGCCGGTTCCGCCACTGGACGCAGGTGACGCTGGCCCTGACCGGGCTGGCCGGCGCGTTCGCCGCCGTGGTGGTCCTCGCCGCGCAGGGCCACGGCACCACCAGGATGGACCTGCTCGCCATGGAGTCGGTCGCGATGGACGGCCCGGCGCTGTTCCTGCAGGGCGTGATCCTGCTGGTCGCCGTGGTCGCCGTGCTGACGTACGCCGAGCGGCGCCTGGAGCCCAGGGCGGGCGGACAGCCGGCCGACGCGTTCGCCGCCCAGGCCGCCGCCACCCCGGGCGGCGAGCAGGAGCGGGCCGCGACCAGGGCGGGCCTCACCACCGGCGAGGTCTTCCCGCTGACGATGTTCGCGGTCGGCGGCATGCTGCTCTTCCCGGCCGCCAACGATCTGCTGACGATGTTCGTGGCGCTGGAGGTCCTCTCGCTGCCGCTGTACCTGCTGTGCGCGCTGGCCCGCCGCCGCCGGCTGCTCTCGCAGGAGGCGGCGGTCAAGTACTTCCTGCTCGGCGCCTTCGCCTCGGCGTTCTTCCTGTTCGGCACCGCGCTGCTGTACGGCTACGCGGGCAGCGTGAAGCTGGGCGACATCGCGGACGTCATCTCCGGCAAGGCGATGACCACCCCGGCGCTGCTGAGCACCACCCGCACCGACGTGCTGCTGCTGATCGGCCTGGCGATGCTGTCCGTCGGCCTGCTCTTCAAGGTCGGTGCGGTGCCCTTCCACTCCTGGACCCCGGACGTGTACCAGGGCGCGCCGACCCCGGTGACCGGCTTCATGGCGGCGGCCACGAAGGTCGCGGCCTTCGGGGCGTTCCTGCGGCTGTTCTACGTGGCGTTCCCGGGCGTGCGGCTGGACTGGCGGCCGGTGCTGTGGGGTGTGGCGATCCTGACCATGGTGGTCGGCGCGGTGCTGGCGGTGACGCAGCAGGACGTGAAGCGGCTGCTCGCCTACTCCTCGATCGCGCACGCCGGGTTCATCCTGACCGGCGTGATCGCCGTCAACAAGCAGGGGCTCAGCTCGGTGCTCTTCTACCTGCTGGCGTACTCCTTCGTGACGCTGGGCGCGTTCGCCGTGGTGACGCTGGTGCGCGACTCCAAGGGCGAGGCGACGCACCTGTCCAGCTGGGCGGGGCTCGGCCGGCGATCGCCGCTGGTGGCGGCGGTGTTCGCGCTGTTCCTGCTGGCCTTCGCGGGCATCCCGCTGACCTCCGGGTTCACCGGGAAGTTCGCGGTGTTCCAGGCGGCGGCGGCCGGCGGCGCGACGCCGCTGGTGATCGTCGGTGTGCTGAGCTCGGCGGTGGCCGCGTTCTTCTACATCCGGGTCATCGTGCTGATGTTCTTCTCGGATCCGCAGCCGGGCGGTCCGACGGTCGCGATCCCGAGCGCCTTCACGGCGACGGCGATCGGGGTCGGGGTCCTGGTCACGCTCGGGCTCGGGCTGCTGCCGCAGTACTTCCTCGACCTGGCGTCGAAGGCCGCGCTCTTCGTCCGCTGA
- a CDS encoding polyprenyl synthetase family protein has protein sequence MTVVGPFGLSVQDRDLTRDVQAGLDAVEAALSESVKSDVPFITVTASHLIEAGGKRFRPLLLLLAAQFGDAGAPGVVPAAVVVELTHLATLYHDDVMDEAPVRRGAPSANSRWDNSVAILTGDFLFSRASQVLADLGPEAVRLQADAFERLVTGQILETQGPGPGTDPLHHYLDVLAGKTGSLIAASCKIGALMAGADPLVVDTLSEYGERIGIAFQLADDVLDIASDGHESGKTPGTDLREGVPTLPTLLLQQMPADPADPEDTRLRELLAQDLADDELHAEALRLLRRHPALERARRETLRQAEEARALLAPLPACPAKEALEALCDSVAIRTM, from the coding sequence GTGACCGTCGTGGGACCCTTCGGGCTCAGCGTGCAGGACCGCGACCTGACCCGGGACGTTCAGGCCGGACTGGACGCGGTGGAGGCGGCGCTCTCCGAGTCCGTCAAGAGTGACGTCCCCTTCATCACCGTCACCGCCAGTCACCTGATCGAGGCCGGAGGCAAGCGCTTCCGCCCGCTGCTCCTGCTCCTCGCCGCGCAGTTCGGCGACGCCGGTGCGCCGGGCGTGGTGCCGGCAGCGGTGGTCGTCGAGCTGACCCACCTCGCCACCCTGTACCACGACGACGTCATGGACGAGGCCCCGGTGCGCCGCGGCGCCCCCAGCGCCAACTCGCGCTGGGACAACTCGGTGGCCATCCTCACCGGTGACTTCCTGTTCTCCCGCGCCTCCCAGGTGCTCGCCGACCTCGGCCCGGAGGCGGTCCGGCTCCAGGCCGACGCCTTCGAGCGGCTGGTCACCGGTCAGATCCTGGAGACCCAGGGCCCCGGCCCGGGCACCGACCCGCTGCACCACTACCTCGACGTGCTGGCCGGCAAGACCGGATCGCTGATCGCCGCCTCCTGCAAGATAGGAGCGCTGATGGCCGGCGCCGACCCGCTGGTGGTGGACACCCTCAGCGAGTACGGCGAGCGGATCGGCATCGCGTTCCAGCTGGCCGACGACGTGCTCGACATCGCCAGCGACGGCCACGAGTCCGGCAAGACCCCCGGCACCGACCTGCGCGAGGGCGTGCCGACCCTGCCGACCCTGCTGCTCCAGCAGATGCCGGCCGACCCCGCCGACCCCGAGGACACCCGGCTGCGCGAGCTGCTCGCCCAGGACCTCGCCGACGACGAGCTGCACGCCGAGGCGCTGCGGCTGCTGCGCCGCCACCCCGCGCTGGAGCGGGCCCGCCGGGAGACCCTGCGGCAGGCCGAGGAGGCCCGCGCGCTGCTCGCCCCGCTGCCGGCCTGCCCGGCGAAGGAGGCCCTGGAGGCGCTCTGCGACTCGGTGGCGATCCGCACGATGTAA
- a CDS encoding response regulator transcription factor → MRRVVIAEDSVLLREGLTRLLTDRGLEVVAGVGDGDALLRTVHDLAAADGLPDVVVSDVRMPPSHTDEGLRACVELRGRYPELGVLVLSQFVEERYASELLAGSTRGVGYLLKDRVAEVREFADAVVRVAEGGTALDPEVVQQLLSRSRKGDVLANLTPREREVLALMAEGRTNAAIARQLVVSDGAVEKHVSNIFLKLGLAQSPEDHRRVLAVLTYINS, encoded by the coding sequence ATGCGTCGCGTCGTCATCGCCGAGGACTCCGTACTGCTGCGGGAGGGCCTGACCCGGCTGCTCACCGACCGCGGACTGGAGGTCGTGGCGGGGGTCGGGGACGGTGACGCGCTGCTGAGGACCGTCCACGACCTGGCCGCCGCCGACGGGCTGCCGGACGTCGTGGTCTCCGACGTGCGGATGCCCCCGTCCCATACCGACGAGGGGCTGCGCGCCTGCGTCGAGCTGCGCGGCCGCTACCCGGAACTGGGTGTGCTCGTGCTGTCACAGTTCGTGGAGGAGCGCTACGCCTCCGAACTCCTGGCCGGTTCCACCCGGGGCGTCGGCTATCTGCTGAAGGACCGGGTCGCCGAGGTGCGCGAGTTCGCCGACGCGGTGGTCCGGGTCGCCGAGGGCGGCACCGCGCTGGACCCGGAGGTCGTGCAGCAGCTGCTCAGCCGCAGCCGCAAGGGCGACGTTCTGGCCAATCTGACCCCGCGCGAGCGCGAGGTGCTGGCGCTGATGGCGGAGGGCCGGACCAACGCGGCGATCGCCAGGCAGCTGGTGGTCTCGGACGGCGCGGTGGAGAAGCACGTCAGCAACATCTTCCTCAAGCTCGGCCTGGCCCAGAGCCCGGAGGACCACCGCCGGGTGCTGGCGGTGCTGACCTACATCAACTCCTAG
- a CDS encoding 2-oxoacid:acceptor oxidoreductase subunit alpha codes for MIIRFAGDSGDGMQLTGDRFTSETASFGNDLSTLPNFPAEIRAPAGTLPGVSSFQLHFADHDILTPGDAPNVLVAMNPAALKANLPDLPRGAEIIVNTDEFTKRALAKVGYAADPLADGSLEAYHLHKVPLTTLTLEALKDSGLARKDAERAKNMFALGLLSWMYHRPTHGTETFLRSKFAKKPQIAEANISAFRAGWNFGETTESFAVSYEVPPAKLPAGRYRNISGNLALSYGLIAASRRSGLPLYLGSYPITPASDILHELSKHKNFGVRTFQAEDEIAGIGAALGAAFGGSLGVTTTSGPGIALKSETIGLAVSLELPLLVVDIQRGGPSTGLPTKTEQADLLQAMFGRNGEAPVPIVAPATPAECFDAALEAARIAVTYRTPVFLLSDGYLANGSEPWRIPEIDELPSIDPDFATGPNREDGAFWPYQRDPQTLARPWALPGTPGLEHRIGGIEKQDGTGNISYDPANHDFMVRTRQAKVDGITVPPVEVDDPSGEARVLVLGWGSTYGPITAAVRRVRADGGEIAQAHLRNLNPFPANLGTVLRSYDKIIVPEMNLGQLALLLRAKYLVDAESYNQVRGLPFKAAQLADVLWAAIGTLDEEDHR; via the coding sequence GTGATCATCCGGTTCGCCGGCGACTCCGGCGACGGGATGCAGCTCACGGGTGACCGCTTCACCTCCGAGACCGCGTCCTTCGGCAACGACCTGTCCACGCTGCCGAACTTCCCGGCTGAGATCAGGGCGCCCGCCGGCACCCTGCCGGGCGTCTCGTCCTTCCAGCTGCACTTCGCCGACCACGACATCCTCACCCCCGGCGACGCCCCGAACGTCCTGGTCGCGATGAACCCGGCCGCCCTCAAGGCGAACCTGCCGGACCTGCCGCGCGGCGCCGAGATCATCGTCAACACCGACGAGTTCACCAAGCGCGCCCTCGCCAAGGTCGGCTACGCCGCCGACCCGCTCGCCGACGGCTCGCTGGAGGCCTACCACCTGCACAAGGTGCCGCTGACCACGCTGACGCTGGAGGCGCTCAAGGACAGCGGCCTGGCCCGCAAGGACGCCGAGCGGGCGAAGAACATGTTCGCCCTGGGCCTGCTGTCCTGGATGTACCACCGGCCCACCCACGGCACCGAGACGTTCCTGCGCAGCAAGTTCGCGAAGAAGCCGCAGATCGCCGAGGCCAACATCAGCGCCTTCCGGGCGGGCTGGAACTTCGGCGAGACCACCGAGTCCTTCGCGGTGTCCTACGAGGTGCCGCCGGCGAAGCTGCCGGCCGGCCGCTACCGCAACATCTCCGGCAACCTGGCGCTCTCCTACGGCCTGATCGCCGCCTCCAGGCGCTCCGGGCTGCCGCTCTACCTCGGCTCGTACCCGATCACCCCGGCCTCGGACATCCTGCACGAGCTGAGCAAGCACAAGAACTTCGGCGTGCGCACCTTCCAGGCCGAGGACGAGATCGCCGGCATCGGCGCCGCCCTGGGCGCGGCGTTCGGCGGCTCGCTCGGCGTGACGACCACCTCCGGCCCGGGCATCGCGCTCAAGAGCGAGACCATCGGCCTGGCCGTCTCGCTCGAACTCCCGCTGCTGGTCGTGGACATCCAGCGCGGCGGCCCGTCCACCGGGCTGCCGACCAAGACCGAGCAGGCCGACCTGCTGCAGGCGATGTTCGGCCGCAACGGCGAGGCCCCGGTGCCGATCGTCGCCCCGGCCACGCCCGCCGAGTGTTTCGACGCGGCCCTGGAGGCGGCCCGGATCGCCGTCACCTACCGCACCCCGGTGTTCCTGCTCTCGGACGGCTACCTGGCCAACGGCTCGGAGCCGTGGCGGATCCCGGAGATCGACGAACTCCCGTCCATCGATCCGGACTTCGCCACCGGCCCGAACCGCGAGGACGGCGCCTTCTGGCCCTACCAGCGCGACCCGCAGACCCTGGCCCGCCCGTGGGCGCTGCCCGGCACCCCCGGCCTGGAGCACCGGATCGGTGGCATCGAGAAGCAGGACGGCACCGGCAACATCTCCTACGACCCGGCCAACCACGACTTCATGGTCCGCACCCGGCAGGCCAAGGTGGACGGCATCACCGTGCCGCCGGTCGAGGTGGACGACCCGAGCGGCGAGGCCCGCGTGCTGGTGCTCGGCTGGGGTTCGACGTACGGCCCGATCACCGCGGCCGTGCGGCGGGTCCGGGCGGACGGCGGCGAGATCGCCCAGGCCCACCTGCGCAACCTGAACCCGTTCCCGGCCAACCTGGGCACGGTGCTGAGGAGTTACGACAAGATCATCGTCCCCGAGATGAACCTCGGCCAGCTGGCGCTGCTGCTGCGCGCCAAGTACCTGGTGGACGCCGAGTCCTACAACCAGGTGCGCGGGCTGCCGTTCAAGGCGGCGCAGCTGGCGGACGTGCTGTGGGCGGCGATCGGCACCCTGGACGAGGAGGACCACCGATGA
- a CDS encoding 2-oxoacid:ferredoxin oxidoreductase subunit beta, whose protein sequence is MSDQFPSLGLVPKADGPQSAKEFKTDQEVRWCPGCGDYAILAAVQAFMPELGIRRENTVFVSGIGCSSRFPYYMNTYGVHSIHGRAPAIATGLASSRPDLSVWVVTGDGDALSIGGNHLIHALRRNVNLKILLFNNRIYGLTKGQYSPTSELGKITKSTPMGSLDAPFNPLSLAIGAEASFVARTIDSDRQHLQSVLRAAARHEGTALVEIYQNCNIFNDGAFEVLKEPGTRDEALIRLEHGQPVRFGADGGNGVFRGADGELFTAAVTPENEAGVLVHDAHSASPATAFALSRIADADTLHHTPIGVLRDVKRPVYDELMASQLATAEAHRGPGDLATLLAGSDTWTVD, encoded by the coding sequence ATGAGCGACCAGTTCCCCTCGCTTGGCCTGGTGCCGAAGGCGGACGGGCCGCAGAGCGCGAAGGAGTTCAAGACCGACCAGGAGGTGCGCTGGTGCCCCGGGTGCGGGGACTACGCGATCCTGGCGGCGGTGCAGGCGTTCATGCCGGAGCTGGGGATCAGACGGGAGAACACCGTCTTCGTCTCCGGGATCGGCTGTTCCTCGCGCTTCCCGTACTACATGAACACCTATGGCGTTCACTCGATCCACGGGCGGGCGCCGGCGATCGCGACGGGGCTGGCGTCCTCGCGGCCGGACCTGAGTGTGTGGGTGGTGACGGGTGACGGCGACGCGCTGTCGATCGGCGGCAACCATCTGATCCACGCGCTGCGCCGGAACGTCAATCTGAAGATCCTTCTGTTCAACAACCGGATCTACGGTCTCACCAAGGGCCAGTACTCGCCGACCAGCGAGCTCGGCAAGATCACCAAGTCCACGCCGATGGGCTCGCTGGACGCCCCGTTCAACCCGCTGTCGCTGGCGATCGGCGCGGAGGCCTCCTTCGTCGCCCGGACGATCGACTCCGACCGGCAGCACCTGCAGTCGGTGCTGCGGGCGGCGGCGCGGCACGAGGGCACGGCGCTGGTGGAGATCTACCAGAACTGCAACATCTTCAACGACGGTGCCTTCGAGGTGCTGAAGGAGCCGGGCACCCGGGACGAGGCGCTGATCCGGCTGGAGCACGGGCAGCCGGTGCGCTTCGGCGCGGACGGCGGCAACGGCGTGTTCCGCGGCGCGGACGGCGAGCTGTTCACGGCGGCGGTGACGCCGGAGAACGAGGCCGGGGTGCTGGTCCACGACGCACACTCGGCCAGCCCGGCGACGGCCTTCGCGCTCTCCCGGATCGCCGACGCCGACACGCTGCACCACACTCCGATCGGCGTGCTGCGGGACGTGAAGCGGCCGGTGTACGACGAGTTGATGGCGAGCCAGCTGGCGACGGCGGAGGCCCACCGGGGCCCGGGCGACCTCGCGACGCTGCTGGCGGGCAGCGACACGTGGACGGTCGACTGA